Within Bacillus sp. E(2018), the genomic segment ATCAAACAAAAAGCAAAGCAAATTATTCAGGCTTTTACAAAACCGTTCAAATTGAGTGGACAAGAAGTATTTACAACACCAAGCATTGGTATAAGTATCTATCCTGAGAATGGTTCGGATAGCGAGACTCTCTTGAAACGGGCTGACTCCGCTCTTTATCAAGCAAAAGAGAAAGGGCGAAACACTTATCAATTTTTTGCAGAACAACGTGATGGCAAGATGGAAAGAAGGTTAAATCTCGAACATGGTCTAAGAAAAGCATTAACGAACAAAGAGTTCTTTCTTGTTTATCAGCCTTTAGTTCATATCGGTCATAATAAAATTCTAGGTGTTGAAGCGTTATTGCGCTGGAATAAAGAAGATGAGGGAATGATCTCCCCGGCTGAGTTTATTCCGATCGCTGAAGAAACGGGAATGATTCTTCCAATCGGTGAATGGGTGTTGAGAGAAGCTTGTATGCAAGGATTAAGCTGGCTTAAAAATGGCTTCAATGATCTCTTGATCTCGGTTAATATTTCAGTTAGACAACTATTAGAAGAATCTTTTATTGAAAGAGTAGAAAGTATTCTTTCAGAGACTGAATTTCCACCTGCTTCATTAGAGTTGGAGATTACAGAGAGCACGACGATGCAAAACATGGAAGAAGCTCTTCCGATTTTGAATGCTTTAAGAACGAAAGGAATTCGCATATCAGTGGATGACTTTGGTACGGGGTACTCTTCTTTAACGTATTTGAGACATCTGCCTGTTGATACACTAAAGATTGATAAGATGTTCATCGATGACATTTTAACAGATCAAAAAGCAGGGGCCATTGTAAAAACGATTATTGATATGGGACACAATCTTGATTTTCACGTCATTGCAGAAGGTATCGAAAGCCGTGAACAGATTGATTTCTTAGTAGAACAAGGGTGTATATACGGTCAAGGTTATCATCTGCACAAACCACTTCACGCTGATGAACTTGAAAAACAGTTGCATAAGAATGTTGTGATGAATTGAGAAAAGCTTAAAACGCCGCGAATGAACGGTGTTTTGAGCTTTTTTAATTGAGTTTCAGATCAATAGATTGATTGTCATGCGGTGTACGTCTGCAAGCTTATTTGCCCACAGACCATACATCTATTACACAACAAAATGTTTTATAACCTTCGTTTCGTGAAACACTACTTAAGTAGACAAATTGAAGGAGTGGATATGTAGTGAATGTATTAGTAATTGGAGCAAACGGTAATATTGGTAAAATGACATGCAATATACTAGCTGATCAAGAACACTCTATAAAAGCGATGGTACGAAAGGAAGAACAGCAGAATCATTTTCTGCATGAGAACATTCATGCCGTTATAGGTGATTTGGAACAGGATTTCGAACATGTATTTGAAGGGATTGAAGCTGTTATCTTCACAGCTGGTTCTGGTGGCCATACAGGACCAGAGAAAACAGATGCTGTAGATTATGAAGGAGCGGTAAAGTCCATACAATTAGCACAAAAACATAAGGTGAAACAATTCATTCTTGTAAGTTCAGTGGGTGCTGACACTCCTGAAAAGGGACCAGAAGGACTTCAACATTATTTAGAAGCAAAAGGAAAAGCCGATCAAGAATTGATAAACAGCTCTTTAAATTATACGATTCTTCGTCCAGGTGCGCTGACCGACGAAGATGGAATGGGCATGATCCAAGCGAAAGAAAAATTGAACGAGCGCGGATCTATTCCCCGAGCAGATGTGGCAAGAACACTTGCAGCATGTCTAGGAAATGAAAACGTAAGCCATAAAGTTTTTGAACTGATTGAAGGAGAAGTACCTATTCAAACGGCTCTTGAAAATCTGTAAGACAAAACTAGTCAAAACTTAACAAAGGATAAGCATCCCCAAAGGCCGAAGAACTAACAGAACTTCCGCTGAAAGGGGATGCTTTTTATGATACAAGTAAAAATCTTCGATGAAGATCATGAAGAGGATTTAGAAATAGCTATAAATGAGTTTCTGAGTATACTTCCTCCTGAGAATGTTGTGGATATTAAGTATCAGATTGCTGTATGTGATAATGTGCACTCAGAGGACGATACGATGTTTTCTTTTTCAGCGATGATTATGTATAAAAAAAGTGTATCATCTAAATAAAGAAGAGTGGCAACCATTAAGCGGGTTGCCACTCTTCTTATAGCTTTAACTCAATGCATGGTATGCTGCATTCGTTCCTGCAATATTTCCTGTTACAAAGGCAACGGTAATATTATAACCACCAGTGTATCCGTGAAGATCTAAGATTTCGCCACAGAAAAATAGGCCTTCTTGTTTCTTGGATGCCATAGTTTGAGGTGCGATCTCTTTAACTGAAACGCCGCCTCCAGTAACAAAAGCTTTTTCAATCGATAATGTACCGTTGACAGAAAAAGAGAAACCTTTCATTTGTGCAACAAGCTGACGAAGTGCTTGTTTGGATACTTGATCAGCAATCGACTCACCATCAATCTCTGCGCGTTCAATTAGAAAATGAAGGAACTTTTCTGGAAGCAGTCCTTTGAGTACATTTTTAAATGCTTTCTTAGGGTCAGCATCTATTTTTTTCTGTAGGGAAGTAAGTAAAGTATCTTCATTTTCATCTGGAAAAGAATCAATTCTCATCTCGATCGATGATACATCGAACTTCTTCAACGCTTTGACTACATATTGGCTGCATCTTAAAGCGGCTGGTCCGGATACTCCAAAATGAGTAAAAATCATGTCCATCTGATGGGCTTTGATCAACTTGCCTTTTGGATTCCATACAGAGAGTGCAACGTTTCTTAACGATATACCCTGCAACGTTTTATTTTTGATGAATGGTTCATTTGAAGTGATGGGAACCTCAGTTGGATAGAGTTCTGTGATCGTGTGCCCCGCCTTTTTTGCCCATGCATAACCATCACCTGTGGAGCCTGTATGTGGAACAGATTTACCTCCTACAGCGATTACGATTGATTTTGTTTGAATTACTTCTCCGTTATTCAGGATAATCTCATGAATATCTTCACCATATTGTATCGTTTTTACAGGAGTGTTCGTTCGGATCGTAACACCAAGCTGCTTTATTTTTTGAAGAAGAGCAGTCACAACATCAGTCGCTTTATTAGTAACAGGAAACATGCGTCCATGGTCTTCTTCTTTTAATTGAATGCCCAGCCCTTCGAAGAATTGAATGATATCTTCGTTGTTAAAAACAGAAAAGGCGCTGTATAAAAAACGTCCGTTGCCTGGAATATGTTTGATAATTTCTTCAACAGGCAGACGGTTTGTGACGTTACATCGCCCGCCACCTGAAATAGCAAGTTTACGACCTAGTTTTTCTCCTTTATCGATTAATAGTACACGTGCACCATTCGTAGCAGCACCTACACTCGCCATGAGGCCAGAAGGTCCACCGCCGATTACTATACAATCATAAATCATACAATCCCAACTTTCTTATACGTTCAATAAAAATCATTTCATACAATAGCATAGCTTAAACAAAAAGACTATAAGTTTCATAATCCTTACTTTTTTTGCAAAAAGTTAAAGTAGGTTACATCCGCTTTTAATGTGATACAATATCAATAATGTTTTTTAGGATTATTAGTAGGAGCTGAAAATAGTTGTCTCGATTACTTCGTGGAACATTGATCTTATCCGCTGCGACGTTTTTCTCAAAATTTATCGGATTGATCTTTGTCATTCCATTTACAAATCTAGTAGAAGAACAAGGTATGGCTCTATACGGCTATGCTTACATTCCATATACCATATTACTTAGTATTTCCACAATGGGAGTTCCGCTTGCTGTTTCTAAATTTGTTTCTAAATATAATGCATTAGGAGATTATGCAGCAGGCAGGAAATTGCTGAAATCTGGTCTTCTCGTCATGACGCTGACAGGAACTCTAGCTTTTGTCATACTGTATATGTTAGCACCTATACTTGCTCATCAAATTATCGATGAAAAAGGCGGACAAGGAAACAGCATCGAAGACATTACATTAGTTATTCGAATGGTAAGTACGGCTCTAATCGTAGTACCTTCCATGAGTTTGATTCGTGGATATTTCCAAGGATTTCAATCTATGGGACCAACAGCGGTGTCACAAGTCATTGAACAGTTCGTTCGAATAGTGTTTATTCTTGTTGGAAGTTTCGTTGTAATTAATCTAATGAACGGTGAGATTACGACTGCGGTCGCGCTTTCTACATTTGCAGCTACGCTAGGAGCAATTGCAGGCTTGGCCGTTCTTATCTGGTATTGGATCAAAAGAAAACCGCATCTGGACAAGATGTATGCAGAAAGTAAACCTGTTGCAGATATTTCGTTAAAAGATATTTATAAGGAAACGATCAAGTATGCGATTCCTTTTGTAGCTGTCGGTCTAGCTATTCCGCTCTATCAGATGGTTGATCAGTTTACGATCGTAAATACGCTGAAAGATCTTGATTACACTTTAGATGAAGCAGAATCTGTATTCGCCATCATCACTCAGATCGCGCATAAGCTTGTTATGATTCCAGTATCATTAGCAACTGCTCTTGCACTAACCTTAATACCTGTTATAACGAAGTCTTTTACTCAAAACGACGATGAAATTCTTCATAAGCAGATTACGCAAACGTTTCAAATGGTGCTGTTCTTAACTGCACCAGCAGCGATTGGGCTAACAGTTCTGGCATACCCTGCATATGGTGCTCTCTTTGGTTTATCATCAATGGAGACCGGTGGTTATTACCTTCAATGGTACGCACCGACAGCGTTATGGTTTGCGATGTTTACCGTTACAGCAGCCATTCTGCAAGGACTTAATCAGCAACGGTATGCGTTTATCAGTTTATCAGCTGGCTTCTTAGCAAAACTAATTTTGAACAAGCCTTTGTTATTGTTATTCGGTGGGACTGGCTCTGTCATTGCGACAGACATCGGATATACCCTTTCGATCTTGTTTAATCTGTATATCATAAAAAAATACAGCGGCTTCTCCTTTAAATGGGTATATCGAAGAACCGTTCTGATTACGTTGTTTTGTGCAGCGATGGCTGTTACCGTTATGATCGTATCAGCACTTTTAGGTGAGACAGAAACAAGACTCGATACAATCATTAAATTAACGGTAGGAATTCTCACTGGGGGAGCGGTGTATGTATTCTTAAGTCATCGATCAGGATTATTAAATATCATACTAGGTGATCGCATTCCTTTTTTGAAACGCAGAAAATAAGTAGTAAAAGAAAAAAGAAGGCTGAATAAATAGCCTTCTTTTTCTGCGGTATTTATTTTTCACCTTGATTCTGTTCATCATACCACTTAAGTTGATTACCAATGCTGTAACCTTCGAGAGGAACTTCAAATTGAAATCCAGCTCTTTCAAGCGCGGGCTGTAAGAATTCTCTGTATACCCAGCCTCCATGAATATAAATCTTACATTGAGAAGGCTTGATGTTTTGTTCTAGGTCTTGTATCACGTGGTGAGCCCATTCCCGTTTTTCAGATGTCGAAAAATTTTTGATAGAAACATTATACGGTTCAATGTATTGGTCTTTCGTTATTAGTCCTTCTTTTGCACTAAAAAAGTAAAAATCATCATAATGGTTTTGTGCGTATTGAACAGACTTAACGAATAAGGGACTTATGTATAAATCTATAGCTGCAGAAGGGGTAGAAGCTTTTTTTCGAGCAGTTGCTAGAAGACCTATTTTCCTTTTCATTCCAATTCCTCCTATAGTACTAAATTACCCCGTTTCTTCAAAAATCAATCAATTTTTTACAATAATATAGGAAAAAAAGATCATTCATTCAGGAGGTTTCATATGAGAATTGACAAATGGTTATCAAACACAGGCTATGGAAGTAGAAAAGAAGTGAAGCAATTATTAAAATCAGGTGCTGTTACGTTGAACGGTGAGGTTATTAAAGATGCTAAGACACAAGCAGATCCTGATCAGGACAACGTTATGGTTCATGGAGAAGAAGCCGTTTATAAAGAGTTTATCTATCTGATGATGAACAAGCCTCAAGGAGTAATTTCAGCGACTGAAGACTCTAGGCATGAGACGGTGATTGATCTGCTTTATATGGAAGATCAAAACTTCGAACCATTTCCTGTTGGGAGATTAGACATTGATACAGAAGGTTTGTTGATTTTAACGAATGATGGCCAACTGTCACATTCTTTGTTATCACCTAAAAAACATGTCCCTAAGACGTATTACGCAAAAATAAATGGATCGATTCCAGAGAATGCGTTTGAAGAATTTAAAGAAGGTGTCGTCTTAGATGATGGGTATAAAACAAAGCCTGCTTTCTTAAATATCCTAACAAATGATGATAAAGAATCAGAGATTGAGCTAACCATCACCGAAGGAAAATTTCATCAAGTGAAAAGGATGTTTGAAGCCATAGGGAGAAAGGTGGTTTTCTTAAAAAGAATTCAGATGGGTCAACTCAAGCTTGATGAATCGCTTGAGTTAGGAATGTATCGAGAGCTTGCTGAAGAAGAACTATCTTTGCTTTCTTTAAAAGAGGATGTTTTTGAATAATTTATAAGGGGTATCTTCCAATAAAAAGGAGTTGTATACCAATGAAATTATCTGCGGAAAAGTTAATGGGTGCAAATGCTCAAAATCATACGATTTCGACTGAAGAAACAAAGCATAAGATCGACGACATTCTATTTAATATGTACGATCACCGTTTATGTTATTTTACGTATACCGTTGACAACGGAATCAATCAGCGTGAAGAGATTCCCTCAGATAAGCATATGGAAACCGTTGTTGCTGCCACTTCAGGCATCGGTACACAACACACTCCGTTTACAGGAAGCTCAAACCTTGCTGCCAATCAGAACTATGGAAAAGAGACCTTTTTTATCCCTTGGCATCAAGTAAAGGAATTTGATGAAGAAAAACTCGTGTTTTCCGGAAATGAATTACAAAGAGATGAACCCAAAGAATGTTATTCTTATATGGCTATAAAAGATTGGACTGTCATCGATCAAGATGGTGAAAAGATCGGAAAGATAAAAGATCTAATTATTGATACAGATCGGCAGCAAGTTATTGGTTTCTCTCTTGCGGAAGGATTTTGGAAAAATTTATTCGGTCAGGATGATAAGTATATGCCTGTTTCAGGAGCGCCGAATTGGGAAAGCCGTGAATGGAACATTGAAAGAACTCCTGAACTTCTCTTAAGAGACAACAAGGATGAACTTTAAAATGAATTGTAACAACAAAAAAAGTCCCCGCTAAGTAATTAGCGGGGATTATTTAATGCAATATGCTTATCCGAAAATCTATTATATCTGTTTAAGATACTTTTACTTTTTTACCTGTTGTTTCCCACATACCTCGGGCAGGACTTGTTACTAAATTGTTATAAGAGAGTACGTTAAGATCTCTCTGGATGGTACGCTGCGTAGTTCCAAATTCTTCAACTAGTTCTCGTGTTGTTACAGTACCTTTCTTGCGAATAAACAAATACAGGGCTTTCACACGATTCAACATTCTGTCAGTTGAAGGACTCAAAAAACCACTCCTTGTTATTTAGATAGTTGTTAACACACTATATGATACCAGTCTAAAGTTAATGAAATATGAACGTCGTATTACATTATTTTTAATTCTTAAGACCCATCCTTTTTATAAAAAAAAGCGAAGAATCCGTATCGGTTCTCCGCTGCGTCAGCCATTAGATGTAGTGATAACGTTCAAAAAGATGTCTGTGCGGCTAGGCAGCAAAACCTCATAACGAACATATGATCCTGAATATGAAGATATAGAGGAAAACTGTCAGTTAACCAACACTACACCTCCTATTTGGCACCATTATACACTATAATATAT encodes:
- a CDS encoding GGDEF domain-containing phosphodiesterase, translated to MPLKHAKTKKWTYILAVLFTLHTVSTIGLMYNQSFLMYGIDFGIVVLFAILIYKMLIVKDSYAINLEQEILNHKETFAELEANRVKLQNIFDSIDVAIWSHNLKTNKLLITSGIEKLYGYPLQAFYDDSELWKKVIHPDDDEIINNRGIAIQNGLITTSEYRIMKPNGEIRWIQDRGIPFLDANNELVDFNSILIDITERKRAEITIEHMAYYDELTGLPNRNGFMQAIEKQIVESKLQNRNLALMYVDLDRFNVLNDTLGHSFGDLLLQKVAELLKVTVGYYGTVYRRSGDEFLILLNFKEISEIKQKAKQIIQAFTKPFKLSGQEVFTTPSIGISIYPENGSDSETLLKRADSALYQAKEKGRNTYQFFAEQRDGKMERRLNLEHGLRKALTNKEFFLVYQPLVHIGHNKILGVEALLRWNKEDEGMISPAEFIPIAEETGMILPIGEWVLREACMQGLSWLKNGFNDLLISVNISVRQLLEESFIERVESILSETEFPPASLELEITESTTMQNMEEALPILNALRTKGIRISVDDFGTGYSSLTYLRHLPVDTLKIDKMFIDDILTDQKAGAIVKTIIDMGHNLDFHVIAEGIESREQIDFLVEQGCIYGQGYHLHKPLHADELEKQLHKNVVMN
- a CDS encoding SDR family oxidoreductase encodes the protein MNVLVIGANGNIGKMTCNILADQEHSIKAMVRKEEQQNHFLHENIHAVIGDLEQDFEHVFEGIEAVIFTAGSGGHTGPEKTDAVDYEGAVKSIQLAQKHKVKQFILVSSVGADTPEKGPEGLQHYLEAKGKADQELINSSLNYTILRPGALTDEDGMGMIQAKEKLNERGSIPRADVARTLAACLGNENVSHKVFELIEGEVPIQTALENL
- a CDS encoding sporulation protein Cse60, encoding MIQVKIFDEDHEEDLEIAINEFLSILPPENVVDIKYQIAVCDNVHSEDDTMFSFSAMIMYKKSVSSK
- a CDS encoding NAD(P)/FAD-dependent oxidoreductase, with amino-acid sequence MIYDCIVIGGGPSGLMASVGAATNGARVLLIDKGEKLGRKLAISGGGRCNVTNRLPVEEIIKHIPGNGRFLYSAFSVFNNEDIIQFFEGLGIQLKEEDHGRMFPVTNKATDVVTALLQKIKQLGVTIRTNTPVKTIQYGEDIHEIILNNGEVIQTKSIVIAVGGKSVPHTGSTGDGYAWAKKAGHTITELYPTEVPITSNEPFIKNKTLQGISLRNVALSVWNPKGKLIKAHQMDMIFTHFGVSGPAALRCSQYVVKALKKFDVSSIEMRIDSFPDENEDTLLTSLQKKIDADPKKAFKNVLKGLLPEKFLHFLIERAEIDGESIADQVSKQALRQLVAQMKGFSFSVNGTLSIEKAFVTGGGVSVKEIAPQTMASKKQEGLFFCGEILDLHGYTGGYNITVAFVTGNIAGTNAAYHALS
- a CDS encoding polysaccharide biosynthesis protein, which translates into the protein MSRLLRGTLILSAATFFSKFIGLIFVIPFTNLVEEQGMALYGYAYIPYTILLSISTMGVPLAVSKFVSKYNALGDYAAGRKLLKSGLLVMTLTGTLAFVILYMLAPILAHQIIDEKGGQGNSIEDITLVIRMVSTALIVVPSMSLIRGYFQGFQSMGPTAVSQVIEQFVRIVFILVGSFVVINLMNGEITTAVALSTFAATLGAIAGLAVLIWYWIKRKPHLDKMYAESKPVADISLKDIYKETIKYAIPFVAVGLAIPLYQMVDQFTIVNTLKDLDYTLDEAESVFAIITQIAHKLVMIPVSLATALALTLIPVITKSFTQNDDEILHKQITQTFQMVLFLTAPAAIGLTVLAYPAYGALFGLSSMETGGYYLQWYAPTALWFAMFTVTAAILQGLNQQRYAFISLSAGFLAKLILNKPLLLLFGGTGSVIATDIGYTLSILFNLYIIKKYSGFSFKWVYRRTVLITLFCAAMAVTVMIVSALLGETETRLDTIIKLTVGILTGGAVYVFLSHRSGLLNIILGDRIPFLKRRK
- a CDS encoding DUF6884 domain-containing protein translates to MKRKIGLLATARKKASTPSAAIDLYISPLFVKSVQYAQNHYDDFYFFSAKEGLITKDQYIEPYNVSIKNFSTSEKREWAHHVIQDLEQNIKPSQCKIYIHGGWVYREFLQPALERAGFQFEVPLEGYSIGNQLKWYDEQNQGEK
- a CDS encoding pseudouridine synthase, whose translation is MRIDKWLSNTGYGSRKEVKQLLKSGAVTLNGEVIKDAKTQADPDQDNVMVHGEEAVYKEFIYLMMNKPQGVISATEDSRHETVIDLLYMEDQNFEPFPVGRLDIDTEGLLILTNDGQLSHSLLSPKKHVPKTYYAKINGSIPENAFEEFKEGVVLDDGYKTKPAFLNILTNDDKESEIELTITEGKFHQVKRMFEAIGRKVVFLKRIQMGQLKLDESLELGMYRELAEEELSLLSLKEDVFE
- a CDS encoding PRC-barrel domain-containing protein → MKLSAEKLMGANAQNHTISTEETKHKIDDILFNMYDHRLCYFTYTVDNGINQREEIPSDKHMETVVAATSGIGTQHTPFTGSSNLAANQNYGKETFFIPWHQVKEFDEEKLVFSGNELQRDEPKECYSYMAIKDWTVIDQDGEKIGKIKDLIIDTDRQQVIGFSLAEGFWKNLFGQDDKYMPVSGAPNWESREWNIERTPELLLRDNKDEL
- a CDS encoding DeoR family transcriptional regulator, which produces MSPSTDRMLNRVKALYLFIRKKGTVTTRELVEEFGTTQRTIQRDLNVLSYNNLVTSPARGMWETTGKKVKVS